The Synechococcus sp. MVIR-18-1 region CACATCCACATTCCCCTCGTCATCACAGGCCACCGGCACCACGCGCATGCCCGCCATGACGGCGCTCGCTGGATTGGTGCCATGGGCACTCGTTGGAATCAAGCACACATTTCTAGACGCCTCGCCGCGGGAGCGATGCCAGGCGCGAATCACAAGCAGACCTGCGTATTCACCCTGCGATCCGGCATTGGGCTGGAGCGACACACCGGCAAAACCTGTGAGTGCCGCCAACCAGGTTGAGAGGTCTTGAACCATCCGCTGGGACCCCTGCTGCTGCTCGAGCGGAGCGAAGGGATGCATCGCCGCAAACTCCCGCCAACTCACAGGCACAAGCTCAGAAGCCGCATTGAGCTTCATGGTGCAACTCCCCAGGGGAATCATTCCGTGCACCAAGGAAAGATCCTTACTCACCAATCGCTGGATGTAGCGCATCAGCTCGGTTTCACTGTGGTAACGGTGAAACACCGACTGTTGAAGCCAGGGCGCTTGGCGAGAGGGAACGCCACTTAAAGGAGCATCCGTGCTCAGCTCACCGAGATCCGTTGGGACTGGAGCCTCCACCGCTTGTGCCAAAACCGCGATGAGACGCTTGATTTCGTCCGAATCCGAGAGTTCATCCAGGCTGATTCCAAAGCCCTTAGCCGTCTCGAATGAGGCTCCGTCCGGCAAGACACGGAGATTGATGCCTTCGCGTGCTGCCAGGCGATGGACCTGGGGAGCCATCGATCCGTAGACATCAAAACTGTCAAAACGAGGCGTGGCCTCAAGCGAATAGCCCAACTGACGCACCGCCTGTTCAAGCTGAAGGCGTAGTGCCACAAGCTTGTGAGCCATCGCTTCCAGCCCTTCAGGGCCGTGATGGATGGCATAAAACGACGCCATCACAGCCAGCAGCACTTGGGCCGTACAAATATTGCTCGTGGCTTTGTCGCGTCGGATGTGCTGCTCGCGGGTCTGCAAGGCCAACCGAAACGCTGGCTGGCCATCAGCATCGCGAGACTGGCCGACAATCCGGCCAGGCACCTGGCGGCGAAACGCATCGCGGGTGGCAAAAAAGGCGGCATGGGGACCGCCACCGCCCATGGGCACTCCAAAACGCTGGGTGCTGCCAACAGCGATGTCGGCGCCCAGCTCACCAACGGGTGCAAGCAACACCTGGGCCAGGGGGTCGACCGCGACGGTGACAAGGGCACCGCTGTCATGGGCAGCAGCGATGCAGGCGGAGGGATCCCAAAGCCGCCCACAACGTCCTGGCAATTGGAGCAACACCCCAAAGACATCGTCTCCCCAGCGGAACGACTCGGGCTCCACCACATCCAGCTCCACCCCAATCGGTAGGGCCCTGGTTTGCAACACGGCCAAGGTCTGGGGCAACACAGCTGCGTCCACCAAAAAGCGCTTGGCCTGCGGCCGGCGACAGGCGGCAAAGCTCAGGCCCATCGCTTCTGCCGCGGCAGTGCCTTCATCGAGGAGCGAGGCGTTAGCGATCGGCAAGCCAGTGAGCTCACTGATCAGGGTCTGGAAATTGAACAACGCTTCCAGGCGACCCTGAGCGATTTCAGCTTGGTAGGGCGTGTAGGCCGTGTACCAAGAGGGGTTTTCGAGCACCTGACGCTGAATGACCGCTGGCGTCACGGTGTCGTAGTAACCAAGACCAATCAGCGATCGCCTGAGCTGATTGGCGTCAGCCAAGCCACGCAGCTCCGCCAGAGCACTGGCTTCCGTACACCCTCGGGGAAGGTCCTCAACAGGAGGAAGTGCATCAAAAATATTGGCCGGAACAACCGCACGCAGAAAGGAATCGAGATCCTCAAATCCCAGCGCCTTCAACATCCGTTGTTGCGCCTGATCCCCGGGTCCGACATGCCGGCTCACGAATGGAGACAGGGTCTCTGCCACCGACGCGTCAGACACACGCTGTTCAAGCAAGGTCAAAAGGCCGGGTGCAGGGACAGCGACTGTAAGGAAGTCCCCGCGGCATTGACGGCCTAATCAAGCCTCGGTTAGGCAGCCGCCACCTTGGCGGAGTAGGTCGCTGAATCCATCAACTCCCCAATCTGGGCTGGATCTGACGGGCGGATGACCAAGAGCCAACCCTCCCCATGAGGATCGTTTTGAAGCTCCTCAGGATTGGCCAACACCGCTTCATTGCGCTGCACCACTTCGCCCGTAATCGGCGCGTACATCTCCTCAACGGCTTTCACCGATTCCACCGTTCCAAAGCTGGTTCCGCGGCTGAGCTCAGACCCCAGCTCAGGCACATCCACAAACACAATGTCGCCGAGCTGATCCACGGCGTAGGCGCTCAGGCCAACCCGCACGAGCTCCGCTTCCTGCCGGACATATTCATGACTGTCGGCGAACCGAAACTGGTCGGGAAAGTCGAAGGCCATCGGGCCAG contains the following coding sequences:
- the gcvP gene encoding aminomethyl-transferring glycine dehydrogenase; its protein translation is MTLLEQRVSDASVAETLSPFVSRHVGPGDQAQQRMLKALGFEDLDSFLRAVVPANIFDALPPVEDLPRGCTEASALAELRGLADANQLRRSLIGLGYYDTVTPAVIQRQVLENPSWYTAYTPYQAEIAQGRLEALFNFQTLISELTGLPIANASLLDEGTAAAEAMGLSFAACRRPQAKRFLVDAAVLPQTLAVLQTRALPIGVELDVVEPESFRWGDDVFGVLLQLPGRCGRLWDPSACIAAAHDSGALVTVAVDPLAQVLLAPVGELGADIAVGSTQRFGVPMGGGGPHAAFFATRDAFRRQVPGRIVGQSRDADGQPAFRLALQTREQHIRRDKATSNICTAQVLLAVMASFYAIHHGPEGLEAMAHKLVALRLQLEQAVRQLGYSLEATPRFDSFDVYGSMAPQVHRLAAREGINLRVLPDGASFETAKGFGISLDELSDSDEIKRLIAVLAQAVEAPVPTDLGELSTDAPLSGVPSRQAPWLQQSVFHRYHSETELMRYIQRLVSKDLSLVHGMIPLGSCTMKLNAASELVPVSWREFAAMHPFAPLEQQQGSQRMVQDLSTWLAALTGFAGVSLQPNAGSQGEYAGLLVIRAWHRSRGEASRNVCLIPTSAHGTNPASAVMAGMRVVPVACDDEGNVDVEDLRAKAEQHSASLAALMVTYPSTHGVFEVRIREICALVHEHGGQVYLDGANLNAQVGLCRPGAFGADVCHLNLHKTFCIPHGGGGPGVGPIGVAAHLLPFLPGHPLMDCGGEQAIQAVSAAPWGSAGILPISWMYLRLMGPFGLRQATAIALLSANYLASRLDAHYPVLFRGESGLVAHECILDLRGLKRTAGLEVDDLAKRLMDFGFHAPTVSWPVAGTVMVEPTESESLEELDRFCDAMIAIRAEAAAIEDGSSDRENNPLRRAPHTLAAVTADSWDRPYSRQQAAFPLPEQASNKFWPSVARIDNAYGDRNLICTCPSVEEMAEPLAMR
- the gcvH gene encoding glycine cleavage system protein GcvH; this translates as MAFDFPDQFRFADSHEYVRQEAELVRVGLSAYAVDQLGDIVFVDVPELGSELSRGTSFGTVESVKAVEEMYAPITGEVVQRNEAVLANPEELQNDPHGEGWLLVIRPSDPAQIGELMDSATYSAKVAAA